A single window of Metallosphaera hakonensis JCM 8857 = DSM 7519 DNA harbors:
- a CDS encoding deoxyhypusine synthase produces MRREDVLIETVQDITLDDIKGSNLLEIYNKIYGFSAESLYRASKILKSIAKECDLRFLSFTANLVSTGLRGLFADLIRRGFFNMVVTTGGTIDHDIARSFGGKYYKGSFDYSDEELRKINVHRLGNILIPFEDYGGVVERAVSQVLPPLVKERKEWPVYELLWEFGRRISDQHSILKASYETKTPIIVPGVVDGSFGTNLFVQSQFTGLRINLFEDMRLIKDRVFESEKAGALLVGGGISKHHTIWWNQFRDGLDYAVYLTTAQEFDGSLSGARPKEAISWNKIRDNAEQVVLYADATLALPLLAISLIS; encoded by the coding sequence TTGAGAAGGGAGGACGTCCTGATTGAGACTGTCCAAGATATAACATTAGATGACATTAAGGGATCCAATCTACTGGAGATTTATAACAAGATTTACGGTTTCAGTGCTGAAAGCCTCTATAGGGCCTCCAAGATTCTTAAAAGTATAGCCAAGGAGTGCGATCTCAGGTTTCTCTCGTTTACGGCCAACTTAGTTTCCACGGGTTTAAGGGGGCTCTTCGCCGATTTGATTAGGAGAGGATTCTTCAACATGGTAGTTACCACGGGGGGGACAATAGACCACGACATAGCTAGAAGTTTCGGTGGCAAATATTACAAGGGCTCCTTTGACTACAGTGACGAAGAGTTGAGGAAGATTAATGTTCATCGACTCGGTAATATATTGATCCCCTTTGAGGATTACGGAGGAGTTGTGGAGAGAGCCGTGAGCCAAGTTCTACCTCCCCTCGTGAAGGAGAGAAAGGAATGGCCGGTATACGAGCTTCTATGGGAGTTCGGGAGGAGGATAAGCGATCAACACTCTATACTTAAGGCATCGTACGAAACCAAGACTCCTATCATTGTTCCTGGAGTGGTAGACGGAAGCTTTGGGACAAACCTCTTCGTCCAGTCCCAGTTCACTGGGTTAAGGATAAACCTTTTTGAGGATATGAGGCTCATTAAAGACAGGGTCTTTGAGAGCGAGAAGGCGGGGGCTCTCCTAGTGGGTGGAGGGATAAGTAAACATCACACAATATGGTGGAATCAGTTCAGAGATGGACTCGATTACGCGGTCTATCTTACCACTGCCCAGGAGTTCGACGGGAGCCTGAGTGGAGCCAGACCAAAGGAGGCCATATCGTGGAATAAGATAAGGGATAACGCTGAGCAAGTCGTACTTTACGCGGACGCTACCTTAGCCCTCCCGCTTTTGGCCATATCCTTAATAAGCTAA
- a CDS encoding RtcB family protein yields the protein MDISIKRVNSFEWRIDKNGCMRVPVTVFADDVLIEKMKQDLTLKQATNVACLPGVQESVYVLPDGHQGYGFPIGGIAATSIDEDGVVSPGGIGYDINCGVRLLRTNLDFSEVKPKLVDLVEELHRTVPSGVGSEGRVKLSSQELDNLLQEGVKWAVEKGYGWAEDMNNIEQRGSWELADPSKVSQVAKQRGASQLGTLGAGNHFLEVQVVDKIYDERIAKALGVTREGQITVMVHTGSRGLGHQVASDYLQIMERAMKKYGVEVPDRELAAIPFNSREGQDYFRAMVAGANFAWSNRQLITNWVRESFGRVFKTDPEKLDLHIIYDVAHNIAKIEEYDIGGKRKKVLVHRKGATRAFPPGSPEIPQEHRDIGQVVLIPGSMGTASYVMAGIPEGRRSWFTAPHGAGRWMSREAAVRNYPANSVVGSLEERGIIVRAATRRVIAEEAPGAYKDVDRVARVAHEVKIAKLVMRLRPIGVTKG from the coding sequence ATGGATATTTCTATCAAGCGTGTCAATTCCTTTGAGTGGAGGATAGATAAGAACGGTTGCATGAGGGTTCCTGTGACGGTTTTCGCAGATGACGTGCTCATAGAGAAAATGAAACAGGACTTGACCCTTAAGCAGGCAACTAACGTGGCTTGTCTTCCCGGCGTTCAGGAATCGGTGTACGTATTGCCAGACGGTCATCAAGGATACGGCTTTCCCATAGGGGGCATTGCGGCAACGTCAATAGACGAAGACGGCGTGGTGAGCCCTGGGGGAATAGGTTACGACATAAACTGTGGAGTTAGACTACTTAGAACTAACCTGGATTTCTCTGAGGTGAAGCCTAAGTTAGTTGACTTAGTCGAGGAGCTTCATAGGACCGTCCCAAGCGGGGTGGGAAGTGAGGGAAGAGTCAAGCTGTCTTCTCAAGAGCTCGATAATTTACTTCAAGAGGGAGTTAAGTGGGCAGTGGAGAAGGGCTACGGTTGGGCGGAGGACATGAACAATATTGAGCAGAGAGGTAGTTGGGAATTAGCGGATCCCAGTAAGGTGAGCCAGGTAGCTAAACAGAGGGGCGCGTCTCAATTGGGAACCCTTGGAGCAGGAAACCATTTCCTTGAGGTCCAGGTGGTTGACAAGATATATGATGAGAGGATAGCTAAAGCGTTGGGGGTAACTAGGGAAGGTCAGATCACGGTCATGGTGCACACGGGCTCCAGGGGTCTCGGGCATCAAGTCGCCAGTGATTACCTGCAGATAATGGAGAGGGCCATGAAGAAGTACGGGGTGGAGGTGCCCGATAGGGAATTGGCCGCAATTCCCTTTAATAGCAGGGAGGGCCAGGACTACTTTAGAGCCATGGTAGCCGGTGCAAACTTCGCGTGGAGTAACAGGCAATTGATAACCAATTGGGTCAGAGAGAGCTTTGGGAGGGTGTTCAAGACCGATCCAGAGAAACTCGATCTTCACATCATTTACGATGTGGCCCATAACATAGCTAAGATAGAGGAGTACGATATAGGCGGAAAGAGAAAAAAGGTTCTGGTTCACCGTAAGGGCGCCACTAGAGCGTTTCCACCGGGTAGTCCTGAGATACCCCAGGAACATAGGGACATAGGCCAAGTGGTTCTAATTCCGGGAAGTATGGGAACTGCCAGTTACGTAATGGCAGGAATTCCAGAGGGGAGACGGTCTTGGTTCACTGCACCACATGGGGCAGGCAGATGGATGTCGAGGGAGGCTGCGGTGAGGAATTATCCAGCAAACTCAGTGGTTGGATCGTTGGAGGAAAGGGGGATAATAGTCAGGGCTGCTACACGGAGGGTTATAGCCGAGGAGGCGCCTGGAGCCTATAAGGACGTGGATAGGGTAGCCAGAGTGGCACATGAGGTGAAGATCGCTAAGCTTGTCATGAGGCTGAGACCCATCGGGGTGACCAAGGGTTGA